Part of the Limnothrix sp. FACHB-406 genome, AGAGTCCGCGCTCCTCTATTCCTGGTCTCTGGCGGAGGCAAGCTTAAGGCTTGTTGCAGAAAATGAAGGAGTGATTGTACAAAAACTTGATCCACACTATCTCGTCAAACAGTTGGTGACAGAGGGTGTAATTTCGCGCTCTGAGTATCAGGTACTTATGAATGCGCTTTCATTGCGCAATGTAGTTGCTCATGGCTTTAAGACCGTACAGATTACACAAGAGTCTATAGATCAGCTAATTGATATTGCCGAGCAACTGTTGAAAATTTCGCATATTCGTGCCGAATCAGACTAATTAACTCAAATGCAACAGACGATTTCAACTCAACAGCACTGCGTTAAAGGTTCTCTGTTGCCGCTGATTTTGCTCAACCAAGTTGATTGCGCCCTGCTACCCGATCGCGCCCTGGCCCGTTGGATGACCGGTTCGATCGCCGGCCTCGCGATCGCCTGGGGAGCCGGGACTGGCCCCGCGATCGCGGCGGAAACCATCACCTTTCGCTACGGCCCTTTGGGAGGAGCCTTGCCGGTCACCGATTTGGCGACTTGGGCCGATCGGGGAGAACTCTCGGATGATTTGGAAACCTATTTGATCTTGAGCCAGCAACGACCCGATCGGGTGCGCCAAATTTTGACCCAGCGGGTGACCATGCCCCCTGTGTTGCTCGATCGGGCCCTGGCCAGTTCCCAGGGAGCAATCCTGTTGGAGCAGTTGAGCCAAGTGTTGCAAGGGCCCAAGCGCACCGACAACAATCAAAATCTCCGCCGGGCCCTGATGGCCGCAGCGGAGAATGACGGTCAAATTTCCCTGTTGGAGCTACTGCAAAAGTACCCGACTCAGAATGTGGATCTGCGGGTCGATCGACTGGTGAACTTAGCGGAAACTTGGCAACAATGGCGCGATCGGGGTGGTCAGTGGCTGGAGCAGCTCAATCAATGGGGAGACCGACTGAGATCGCGCCTGTTGTTTTGAAAAAGCATCACCCTGGCGACCATGCCCAGGTCTTGCAACCCTAGCGATACAGCAGTCGATTCAGAATGCTGCGACCATTGGGCGAAAACACTTCCACCCGAATCGTGTCCGGATCCGACGGTTGCCAGCTCACCCGATAGCGATGACCGCTATTGTTCCAGGTGTAGGTGCGGCGGCTGGCATTGCCACCCACGGAAGCCCCGCTCAAAAACAATGAATCCCCGCTATTTTCATTGCGGCCGTAGTAGGTGAGCGCGTTGCCTTGGTAAGCAATGCGCACGGTCCATTCCCCATCGGAAAATGTGCCGGTGGGCAAGCTTTGGGCCAAAACCACCGACGGGGCGATCGCGCTTTCAATCACTGGAACTGCCAAACCGAGTCCAATGGCCAAGGCGATCGCCGGCAGAGACATCATCGACTGCTTCATAAGTTGGAAAACATTGGGAAACGGATCCAAAACGGCTGAGGAGCTGAGAAAAACAATCGGCAGAGATGTTACACACCCCCGCCGAGAAGATCCAACTCGATTTTTATCTACCGCTTCTGAACCCCAGAATATCGGTGGAATCCTGAGATGGAAAGGAGTTGTGACCGATCGCTCGCAATTTTTAACAGACTGTAGAACTTTGCATTGGTTAGTTACCAAAACGCGAGTTCTCTAGACCTCTTGCGCGAATCAGCGAACAGCCCTCATCCCCCAACCCCTTCTCCCAAGGAGGGCGAAGGGGAGCCAGAAATCGGGAATAACGGCGATTTCGTTGTTGGTTGCCAAGTCCCTCTCCCGACTTGGGAGAGGGATTTAGGGTGAGGGTTTTGATTGATGCAAGAGGTCTTCTGGGCCATGCCTCCGTTTCTCCAGGCCGCGCGACGCAAACATCAGGGTTTCAGAAAGAAGACGACAGACCCTAGGGCCTGTCGTTTGTTCCTGGAATCCAGCGGAAATGGTTAATTTTCGATGCCCAAATCGTCGTCACAAGGGGCTGAGGGATTGGAGAACCAACCCTAAGACAGTTGCCCGAAGTGGGTTTCAATCAGCTCGGGGATCCGATCGGGCGAGATCCGGGTGTGGCGGGTTTTGTCCGGAAGGGTCACCACCGCCGGGCCGCGACTACATTCCTTGAGACAGCCCGTGGTTTGTACCTTGACCCGATCGCTCAGTCCCCGATCGGCCAAAGCCTGGTTAATGGCCCGGCAAACGCCATCGCTGCCCCGCTTCCGACAACTGGACTTTTGACAAATCAGGATTCTGCCGACGGGGCGGTTGGCAGGGCCCGTGGTGGCGCGATCGGTTGAGCGATCGCTTGCGTGATCGGTTGGGCGCGCTGATGACCGATCGGGTGAAGGGGACTGTGCAGGCGGCGTGAAGGGGGCCCGGTGGGGCATGGGAGCCGCAGCGGGGCGCGTGGGGGGCGCTGCCGGTTGCCGAGTCCAGGGCAAATTAGCCGAACGACTGAAGGGCGATCGCCCTGCCGGTTCCATGGGTTGCACCGAAGATCCCGTGAGGGCCTTGGCCTTAAACTTCACCCACCCTTTGTAGGGATGACATTTAGCCGTGCCCGCCAGGGAAACCCAACTGCCCACATGCAAGGTGTGGCCCAGGCGCGATCGCAACGGCTTAGCCAACTTGATCTGTTCAATGCGTCCGTCGGTTTCGAGTTGAAGCGCCTTGCAGCGGCCGGCCTTGTCGGTGTGGGTGGCACAAATGCGACCGCTCAGTTGGAAAAATTGTCGTTTTTTAAAGGGATAAAAGACCGATTGCAGCCCAAGCCGAGGGGGCGTGGCGGGGTTGAAAGGATTATGCGCGTTATGCAAGGGGCGATCGAACGAAAACGGCTTCACGAAGTCCTCCAACTATCCAGAAAGATTTGCAATAAGGGAGGCTAAACAAAGGGGGTACGTCGATCGCCACCCCCGCTTCAGCCCATCAGGCTTGATTTATTGAGAAAACTATTCAATTAGAGTTTAGTGGATCTTGGCACACTTGCATCAAGGCGATTGAAAGAGTTTGCAGGAGGTTGCCTGCGCACAGTTGGATGGGTTAACGGCGAATTAACGTTTGATTAATGGGGCGATCGGTTATGGATTGCCCTTTAGCCACTCATTCCCCTCCTCTCTCGCAATGCAAATTTGCGTCGAACGTTTCACGGTCACCAAGCGATCACCCCTCACCATCAGTCGCGGCACAAACCACGGCAACACCAATCTCTGGCTGCGGATCTTTGCAGAGGGCTACGAAGGGTGGGGCGAGGCTTCCCCGGTGGTGCATGGGGCCCACGCCCAAACCACTGAGGCCTTGGCCAAGGCTCTGGAGTCGATCGGGCCGCAACTGGCCGGCTGCCACCCACTCGATCGCCAGCAAATTGCCGATCGGGTGCGCTCATTGCCCTCGGCGGCGCGGGCGGCGATCGATCTGGCCCTGTGGGATTGGGCGGGCAAGCGATCGGGATTGCCCCTCTGGCAACTGTGGGGAGGCGATCGGGAACGGATTCCGCCCATTTCCGTAACAATCGGGATTGGCTCTCCGGCGGCGGCCCGGGAGCGGGTTCAACAGTGGCGATCGGTGATTGAAACCCCTTGGCTGAAGTTGAAGCTCGGTAGCCCCGAGGGGTTGGCGGCCGATCGGGCCCTGGTGGAAGCCGTGTTGGCAGAAGCCCCAACGGCCAAAATTTTGGTGGATGCCAATGGGGGTTGGGACTTGGCCGGGGCGATCGAGATGGCCCGCTGGTTAGCCGATCGGGGCGTGGTGTATCTGGAACAGCCCTTGCCCGTGGGCCAAGAAACCCAACTCGCGGAGCTGAAGGCGCGATCGCCCCTCCCGATTTTTGTGGATGAAAGCTGTTTTGATGAGCGAGATATTCCGCAGCTTGCGCCCCACATCCACGGCATCAACATCAAGCTGATGAAATCCGGCGGTCTGACAGCGGCCACAAGGCTGGTGGCCACGGCGCGGGCCTGTGGCTTGCAAGTGATGTTTGGCTGCTATTCCGACAGTGCCTTGGCCAACACCGCTGCCTTGCAGTTGGGCCCCTGGGCCGATTACTTGGACTTGGATAGCCATCTGAATTTGATGGACGATCCCTTTGTGGGCGCGGCGATTGCGCCCGGTGGTCGATTGTTGCCCCCGATCGAGCCAGGGCTAGGGGTGCAACGGCGCGATCAACCCGCCATTGAAGAGCCTTAGGCAGAGACAGCGCCCGATCGAAGCGGTTGATCGAAGCAGTTGGCAGATCTAGGCCGTCGGGGCCGGTGAAATCAACGACACAACCACGATCGAACCCTCGCCTTGGGCCACCTCCGCTCGCAAGTTGGGGCCAAAGAAGCGCTCAATCTTGTCCCGCTTGGTCTGCCAGGTTTCAAAGGGCATTTTTGGAGATTCAAACTCCAGGATCAGCCCATAGTCTCCTTGCAAGTCCACCTCTTCCACGCTGACCAGTTTGGGCCGTTCAGGATCCGTGGGAGCCAAGCCCAAACGCTCCAGCGCCAAGGAAAGATGGGCCTCTTCACCGTAGCGATAACGGGTCACATCCTTGCGCACCTGGTTTTGGGTGGGGGTGGCCAGGCGATCGCGCAGGGCAACGACCTCCGAAGACGTGGGAGTTTTGTAGGGGGCTGGTTTCAACTCCGCAGCCTTCAGGGCCAAGCCCCCCAACAGCACCGGCACGCCGTAAAAAAAGGTGATCAGATTCAGGGTTGAGTTACCAATGACATAGGCCACTGCCGCGATCGCCGTTAAGGCTCCACCGGCATAGAGCAAAATTCGAGCAAGGGGAAGGCTGCCAAACACGATCGCGTTCCGGGTATTCATTAACTAATGTAAATTCTGAGATGGAATGGCCCATTCGTCTAGCGGACGGGACGATCCCCAACTCCGCACCGACAGGACTGGATAACCGACCCGAACCCTTTTGCCCCCAACCCTTTAGAACGCTTTCGTAAAGCTGAGGATGACTGTGCCATGGATGTGCAAGTGCTGAAAGATCAGGTGCGATCGATTGCGGCCAAACGAGATTATTTATTGTCGCTGCTCGATCGAGCCGATTTGGGCCCGATTCGGATTGACGTGAACCAGGCCTTGGAAGAGTTGGATGATTTGATTGCGGAATATGAGGAAGCCTTTCCCGGCGAGGCAATTCCCCAGGTCTAATTCCCCAAACCTGGGGGGCGCGATCAATCCGCAATCCCATCGGTAGCGGGGCCCCGCAGGAGACCCTAAAAACGTAGGGTCTTAAAAGTAAGGGGCCTTAAAAACAGTGGACTAGCAGTTCTTGGGCGGCAGATAGTCCCGATCGCATTGCCGCTTCTAGGGATTGTCCCGGCGGATGAGCTGCACACCAGTCCCCCGCCACCGCCAGGGCCCGATCGGGATCAATCCAACACCCCTCATCCAGCGGATTTCGGGCGATCGCGTAGCGCCAACGGTGTACCTGAATCCATTCGGGCTGTTGCAGGTGCAAGCCCAGATCGGCCCCGGCGCGATCGAGCAGCGCTTGCCCCACGGCCTCCAGCGTTGGCACATCCCACAGCCGCTCGGCCACCGCAGCCGAACTTTGCAACAGCAACACCGGTTGCCCCATGGCCCAGATCCCGTCGGCCTTGCTGTCTTCGCGGGCTAACCAGCGCCAATCGGTGGGAATTTGGGCCCGAATTCCCTGCCAAGCTTCCCCATTGGGCAACTGCAATTCCCGATCGGGGCCATAGGCGGCCGTGACGCTGAAGCAGGGATCGAAGGTCACTTGGCGGGCCCGCTTGGCCCAGTCGGGGGCCACCGACTCCAGCAAGTCCGCCGCCTGGGGAGCCGGAATGGCCAGCACGATCGCCCCAGCAGTCCAAAATTCCTGCTGTTGCTCCGGTTCGATCGCCGCCGGAAAATCACACTGAATTGTCCAAGGTTCTCCCGGTTTTTCTGGAGCCGTCAGGGCAATGGCCCGGTGGCCACGGGCGATCGTTAGCCCCGCTGCCAATTGTTTGGCCGCAACGCTCAAACCAGCGGGCATGGCCCAGCGTTGATCCCCCGGAATGGTTCGCAAGCCCTCGGCGGTCAGGTGATGGAGCGGTTGGGGCCAAGGTTGCAGGTCGCTGGTGTTTTGCAGTTCCTGGATCCAAGCTTCCGTTAAGGGCCCCTGAGGTTCCAGGTAGGGCACGCCTCGATCGGCCCGACTGTCCAAATGGCGACGGGTATTTAGCCGCCCACCCAAGCCCCGGGACTTTTCCAGCACCACGACCGATCGCCCGGCCGTTTGCAGTTGGCGGGCTGCCGTGAGTCCCGCCAACCCTGCGCCAATCACCGCGACAGAATGAGAGGGAGTTAAAGTCGGGGGAAGCGTTGTCATAGGGACTTGATATCGGGGCGATCGGGCCAGGAATTTTACGGAGACTTTGCGTTATTTTTGGGGCAACCCAGCAGCACGGGCTAAACGGCCAAGCCCATGGTCAGGGTTACCGGAACTTCAGACACTAAGACGAAATGCAAAGAAAATCTAAAGATTGTAGCGAGATTTAGCGCGATCTTACGTCAAGGCCATGGGCGTTTTCCCATCCCTTTGTACAATGGGGCTGACCCCAGGGCAAAGCAAATTTAGGCGTTGAGTTGCCATTCCTGCGCCCTTGTGTGACACCTTTGGGAGCGATTGGCGCTAACTCTCACCCAAGCCATAGAAACCAAGCCATAAACAGGCTATTAGCGAGCCATTCATTGGCAATTCAAACGCTATTTAAACGCTGGCAATCACGCTGGAAATGATGCGGAGTTGGGGCTGTGGACGAACTGCGAGCAGCATTGGAATTAGCAACTAATGACGAGTTGCGCGAACTGACGGAGATGCTGTTCGCGCGGAAGTTTAACCCCTTGGACTACGTTGCTACGCCCGATCCCCTGTCGGTGCAGAGCCGCGATCGGGAAGCTTGGTTGGACGCGATCGACCGCCGATTTCGCTACTTGGCCGCCGATGGGCTAACGGTGTTGCGGGGGCGGTTCCATGAGGTGACCTACCGCGATGTGTTGGTCAGGGTTTGCCAACATTTGCGATTGCCCTACGGTGAAACCTGGACGGCAACGGAGCTGGAGGCGGAAATTTTTCTGCATTTGCTCGATCGAGCCTGGAAGCGATTGCCCAAGCGCCAGCGGGCCGCCCTGACCAAGGACTTGCAACGGTCGATCGCCACGATTCCCGGTGTGGATGCCATTCCCGCAACCCTGCGGCGCGATCCGGTGCGGCTGCTGTTGGAAGGGGGCAGCGCGATCGCCCTGGATGCGGTGGTGCGGCCCCTGGTGTTGCGGCAAATTGCCCAGCAGTTTGTAACCCACATGGTGCGATATCAGTCGGCCCAGGTGGCGATCGCGGCTTCCGGCGGCGCGGCGGCGGCCCTGGAAACCCAAGTGGCGGCCAAGATGGCCCAACGGGGAATGATGATGACGGCCGCTCGCTATGGTGCTGCGCAAACGGTGTTGGCGGTGATGGGGCCCCTGATG contains:
- a CDS encoding alpha/beta hydrolase, producing the protein MQQTISTQQHCVKGSLLPLILLNQVDCALLPDRALARWMTGSIAGLAIAWGAGTGPAIAAETITFRYGPLGGALPVTDLATWADRGELSDDLETYLILSQQRPDRVRQILTQRVTMPPVLLDRALASSQGAILLEQLSQVLQGPKRTDNNQNLRRALMAAAENDGQISLLELLQKYPTQNVDLRVDRLVNLAETWQQWRDRGGQWLEQLNQWGDRLRSRLLF
- a CDS encoding (2Fe-2S) ferredoxin domain-containing protein, with product MKPFSFDRPLHNAHNPFNPATPPRLGLQSVFYPFKKRQFFQLSGRICATHTDKAGRCKALQLETDGRIEQIKLAKPLRSRLGHTLHVGSWVSLAGTAKCHPYKGWVKFKAKALTGSSVQPMEPAGRSPFSRSANLPWTRQPAAPPTRPAAAPMPHRAPFTPPAQSPSPDRSSARPTDHASDRSTDRATTGPANRPVGRILICQKSSCRKRGSDGVCRAINQALADRGLSDRVKVQTTGCLKECSRGPAVVTLPDKTRHTRISPDRIPELIETHFGQLS
- a CDS encoding dipeptide epimerase — translated: MQICVERFTVTKRSPLTISRGTNHGNTNLWLRIFAEGYEGWGEASPVVHGAHAQTTEALAKALESIGPQLAGCHPLDRQQIADRVRSLPSAARAAIDLALWDWAGKRSGLPLWQLWGGDRERIPPISVTIGIGSPAAARERVQQWRSVIETPWLKLKLGSPEGLAADRALVEAVLAEAPTAKILVDANGGWDLAGAIEMARWLADRGVVYLEQPLPVGQETQLAELKARSPLPIFVDESCFDERDIPQLAPHIHGINIKLMKSGGLTAATRLVATARACGLQVMFGCYSDSALANTAALQLGPWADYLDLDSHLNLMDDPFVGAAIAPGGRLLPPIEPGLGVQRRDQPAIEEP
- a CDS encoding DUF2854 domain-containing protein, with translation MFGSLPLARILLYAGGALTAIAAVAYVIGNSTLNLITFFYGVPVLLGGLALKAAELKPAPYKTPTSSEVVALRDRLATPTQNQVRKDVTRYRYGEEAHLSLALERLGLAPTDPERPKLVSVEEVDLQGDYGLILEFESPKMPFETWQTKRDKIERFFGPNLRAEVAQGEGSIVVVSLISPAPTA
- a CDS encoding NAD(P)/FAD-dependent oxidoreductase; this translates as MTTLPPTLTPSHSVAVIGAGLAGLTAARQLQTAGRSVVVLEKSRGLGGRLNTRRHLDSRADRGVPYLEPQGPLTEAWIQELQNTSDLQPWPQPLHHLTAEGLRTIPGDQRWAMPAGLSVAAKQLAAGLTIARGHRAIALTAPEKPGEPWTIQCDFPAAIEPEQQQEFWTAGAIVLAIPAPQAADLLESVAPDWAKRARQVTFDPCFSVTAAYGPDRELQLPNGEAWQGIRAQIPTDWRWLAREDSKADGIWAMGQPVLLLQSSAAVAERLWDVPTLEAVGQALLDRAGADLGLHLQQPEWIQVHRWRYAIARNPLDEGCWIDPDRALAVAGDWCAAHPPGQSLEAAMRSGLSAAQELLVHCF